One Halolamina litorea genomic window carries:
- a CDS encoding single-stranded DNA binding protein has product MSAIEDVHEELDADVSAEEFEEMVAEKVEEMGGLADDETAAMLVAHELEDEGGEVESVADIEPGMDDVKFLAKLVSIGEKRTFERDGDQPDGQVVNTEVADESGRIRLSLWDEMAESALEELEVGDVLRIAGRPKEGYNGVEVSADKAEIDLDADIDVSLTDTYTVEDLSMGLSDVTLVGKLLDVDDDYRTFDRDDGSEGRVGNVAIGDETGRIRVTLWDEATDLLDELEADTVVEVVDGYVRERDGDLELHVGSRGTIEPVDEDVEYVPDTADIGSVEMGDTVDIAGAVIETDDKRTFDRDDGSQGQVRNVRVRDETGDIRVALWGEKADRDITLADRVAFTDVEIQDGWQDELEASAGWQSTVSVLDGEADIDAGGDDGGEKTPPAADQGGLSAFGEDGDGADELREESDDAGAGEEVEFTGTVVQSGSPVVLDAGGETRSVETSESVRLGEEITVRGIERDGTIDAEEIL; this is encoded by the coding sequence ATGAGTGCCATCGAGGACGTCCACGAGGAACTGGACGCCGACGTCTCCGCCGAGGAGTTCGAGGAGATGGTGGCGGAGAAAGTCGAGGAGATGGGTGGCCTCGCGGACGACGAGACGGCGGCGATGCTCGTGGCCCACGAACTCGAGGACGAGGGCGGGGAGGTCGAGAGCGTCGCCGACATCGAACCCGGCATGGACGACGTGAAGTTCCTCGCCAAACTGGTCTCGATCGGCGAGAAGCGCACCTTCGAGCGCGACGGCGACCAGCCAGACGGACAGGTCGTCAACACCGAAGTCGCCGACGAGTCCGGCCGCATCCGGCTCTCACTCTGGGACGAGATGGCCGAGTCGGCCCTCGAGGAACTGGAGGTCGGCGACGTGCTCCGCATCGCGGGCCGCCCCAAGGAGGGGTACAACGGCGTCGAAGTGTCGGCGGACAAAGCCGAGATCGACCTCGACGCCGACATCGACGTCTCACTGACCGACACCTACACCGTCGAGGACCTCTCGATGGGGCTCTCGGACGTGACACTCGTCGGGAAACTACTCGATGTGGACGACGACTACCGCACGTTCGACCGAGACGACGGTTCGGAGGGCCGCGTCGGGAACGTCGCCATCGGCGACGAGACCGGCCGGATCCGGGTCACCCTCTGGGACGAGGCGACCGACCTCCTCGACGAACTCGAGGCCGACACCGTCGTCGAAGTCGTCGACGGCTACGTCCGCGAACGCGACGGGGACCTCGAACTGCACGTCGGCTCCCGTGGCACTATCGAGCCGGTGGACGAGGACGTGGAGTACGTCCCCGACACCGCCGACATCGGCTCCGTCGAGATGGGCGACACCGTCGACATCGCCGGCGCGGTGATCGAGACCGACGACAAGCGCACGTTCGACCGCGACGACGGCTCGCAGGGACAGGTCCGGAACGTCCGTGTCCGGGACGAAACCGGCGACATCCGGGTCGCGCTCTGGGGCGAGAAGGCCGACCGCGACATCACGCTCGCCGACCGCGTCGCGTTCACCGACGTGGAGATCCAGGACGGCTGGCAGGACGAACTCGAAGCCTCCGCCGGCTGGCAGTCCACGGTCTCGGTGCTCGACGGCGAGGCCGACATCGACGCCGGGGGCGACGACGGCGGCGAGAAGACCCCACCGGCCGCCGATCAGGGCGGGCTCTCCGCGTTCGGCGAGGACGGCGACGGGGCGGACGAACTCCGCGAAGAGAGCGACGACGCCGGCGCGGGCGAGGAAGTGGAGTTCACCGGCACCGTCGTCCAGTCGGGGAGCCCGGTCGTCCTCGACGCCGGCGGCGAGACACGGAGCGTCGAGACGAGCGAGAGCGTCCGCCTCGGCGAGGAGATCACGGTCCGGGGCATCGAACGCGACGGCACCATCGACGCCGAAGAGATCCTCTGA
- a CDS encoding flippase activity-associated protein Agl23 has protein sequence MDRSAFLDSLHRADDTVRTVLAITVLGLLARLPLLGQRVAHFDEGRVAYWALNYLETGEISYRYIVHGPLVQYVDAWVFAAIGTNDLSMRLFVAVVGALLPLTALLFRGRLRDAETVIVAGVLAFNPILLYYSRFFRSTILVAAFMFAAFGFGLRALDDARPRLLYPAFLFGALGFASKENAVVYLMCWIGAGALLLDFSLMSPRSADSGLAAVAGRLRPYVDALAAPNRSTDALLWLGVSGLSTAVVGYAAVVGWGAIALAAALILLVALTVLVDVVHPDGDALEWGGALLGALGLFFAVSLFFYAPRAPGPAVGLWDAVLNPLRFPALLDATWGDVRPGLEYWFGGSVEPKCGEETIIGGYVCFLTDTLGVLANYAIVVVPFAVLGFVVARYGGDGPRPLVMFAGYWGFVSILGYPLATDIRAGWIMVNAVVPLSIPAAVALAMVARWGWQSFAEEDRVGTVLTTALVLLVLGAVFVPAVSASYVEPTSDDNELVQYAQPQQEFRETFDDIGAIAPTHEGTDLLVYGDELVAESGGGMAPQCLRLARALPIHWYVAADDVEAECAYDQSALEEQVAADSPAVVIAHVSKDGALTATLDGDYERRQHHLRTMGREVVIFVDEDALAEANE, from the coding sequence ATGGATCGCTCCGCGTTTCTCGACTCCCTCCACCGGGCCGACGACACGGTCCGGACCGTCCTCGCGATCACCGTACTGGGGCTGCTCGCTCGGCTGCCGCTTCTCGGTCAGCGTGTCGCTCACTTCGACGAAGGCCGCGTCGCCTACTGGGCGCTGAACTACCTCGAGACCGGCGAGATCAGCTATCGCTACATCGTCCACGGGCCGCTGGTCCAGTACGTCGACGCGTGGGTGTTCGCCGCCATCGGGACGAACGACCTCTCGATGCGCCTGTTCGTCGCGGTCGTCGGCGCCCTCCTCCCCCTGACCGCGCTGCTGTTCCGGGGACGACTGCGCGACGCCGAGACCGTCATCGTCGCCGGCGTGCTCGCGTTCAACCCGATTCTGCTCTACTACTCCCGCTTTTTCCGCAGCACGATCCTCGTCGCGGCGTTCATGTTCGCCGCGTTCGGCTTCGGCCTGCGGGCGCTCGACGACGCCCGGCCACGGCTGCTCTACCCCGCGTTCCTCTTCGGCGCGCTCGGGTTCGCCTCGAAGGAGAACGCCGTTGTCTACCTCATGTGTTGGATCGGTGCCGGCGCGCTGTTGCTCGACTTCTCGCTGATGAGTCCCCGGAGCGCTGATTCCGGACTGGCGGCCGTCGCCGGGCGACTCCGCCCCTACGTCGACGCCCTCGCCGCCCCCAACCGCTCGACGGACGCGCTGCTGTGGCTCGGCGTCTCGGGACTCTCGACTGCCGTGGTGGGGTACGCGGCCGTCGTCGGCTGGGGGGCCATCGCCCTCGCCGCCGCGCTGATCCTGCTGGTCGCGCTGACCGTGCTCGTCGACGTGGTCCACCCCGACGGCGACGCACTCGAGTGGGGCGGGGCGCTGCTCGGCGCGCTCGGACTCTTCTTCGCCGTCTCGCTGTTCTTCTACGCGCCCCGGGCTCCCGGCCCGGCCGTGGGGCTCTGGGACGCCGTCCTGAACCCGCTCCGTTTCCCCGCCCTCCTCGACGCGACGTGGGGCGACGTTCGGCCGGGCCTCGAGTACTGGTTCGGCGGCAGCGTCGAACCGAAGTGCGGCGAGGAGACGATCATCGGCGGCTACGTCTGCTTCCTGACGGACACCCTCGGCGTGCTGGCGAACTACGCCATCGTCGTCGTCCCCTTCGCCGTCCTCGGGTTCGTCGTCGCCCGCTACGGCGGCGACGGGCCGCGGCCGCTGGTCATGTTCGCGGGCTACTGGGGGTTCGTCAGCATCCTCGGCTACCCGCTGGCGACGGACATCCGCGCGGGCTGGATCATGGTCAACGCGGTCGTCCCGCTTTCGATCCCCGCCGCCGTCGCGCTGGCGATGGTCGCCCGCTGGGGCTGGCAGTCCTTCGCCGAGGAGGACCGCGTCGGGACCGTCCTGACCACCGCGCTCGTACTGCTGGTACTCGGCGCCGTCTTCGTGCCCGCCGTCTCGGCCTCGTACGTTGAGCCCACCAGCGACGACAACGAACTCGTCCAGTACGCCCAGCCCCAACAGGAGTTCCGCGAGACGTTCGACGACATCGGCGCCATCGCGCCGACCCACGAGGGGACCGACCTGTTGGTCTACGGCGACGAACTCGTCGCCGAATCCGGCGGCGGCATGGCTCCACAGTGTCTCAGACTCGCCCGGGCACTCCCGATCCACTGGTACGTCGCCGCCGACGACGTGGAGGCCGAGTGCGCCTACGACCAGTCGGCGCTCGAAGAGCAGGTCGCGGCGGACTCCCCGGCGGTCGTGATCGCACACGTCAGCAAGGACGGCGCGCTCACGGCCACACTCGACGGTGACTACGAGCGACGCCAGCACCACCTCCGGACGATGGGTCGGGAGGTCGTGATCTTCGTCGACGAGGACGCCCTCGCGGAGGCGAACGAATGA
- a CDS encoding DUF309 domain-containing protein, whose product MTDHSAEPTTDDAVRAGVAAHNVGEYDLARGIWAGETPLAAADDQPPLRSGLAAFATAVFDGRRGNWDAALAAAEEARSALADAGSGSVQPADVDIAPVRRWLAAFEADPEFAERSPPPTLIVDGDRPTPGELPLSAASLVATAVATGIGDDAEVLLDAVRFAEAHDQPETTRYGTFIRDYAGAETGQRGIVFQRLSALVERERRKEDDVSGLFG is encoded by the coding sequence ATGACCGACCACTCCGCCGAGCCGACGACGGACGACGCCGTCCGCGCCGGTGTCGCCGCCCACAACGTCGGCGAGTACGACCTCGCTCGCGGCATCTGGGCAGGCGAGACGCCGCTGGCCGCCGCCGACGACCAGCCCCCCCTCCGGTCGGGGCTCGCGGCGTTCGCAACGGCAGTGTTCGACGGCCGACGCGGGAACTGGGACGCCGCACTCGCGGCGGCCGAGGAAGCGCGCTCGGCGCTTGCCGACGCCGGGTCCGGGAGCGTCCAGCCTGCCGACGTCGATATCGCCCCGGTTCGCCGCTGGCTGGCGGCGTTCGAGGCGGATCCGGAGTTCGCCGAGCGCTCGCCGCCGCCCACGCTCATCGTCGACGGCGACCGACCGACGCCCGGTGAACTCCCGCTCTCGGCGGCATCGCTCGTCGCCACCGCCGTCGCGACCGGGATCGGCGACGACGCCGAGGTACTGCTCGACGCCGTCCGCTTTGCCGAGGCACACGACCAGCCCGAAACGACGCGCTACGGAACGTTCATCCGGGACTACGCGGGCGCCGAGACGGGACAGCGCGGGATCGTCTTCCAGCGACTGTCGGCGCTCGTCGAGCGCGAACGACGCAAGGAAGACGACGTGTCGGGACTGTTCGGCTAA
- a CDS encoding MOSC domain-containing protein — protein MARLEGIRLYPVKGLAGADVDAATVLDSGVLAGDREFALFDAMAVAEADPGEIENGSPHANGVFNAKHSERFHELDSEYDPETATLRVETADGERDSFDLDADRETAAAWFSAFFDRDLVLLRDTDRSFVDRRGAGPSVVSTATLEAVASWFEGMSVENARRRLRANVEISGVPAFWEDQFVGDDAPAFEAGDVRFEGVTPCVRCVVPERDPETGEPTPEFRKRFVEKREATFPEFADRDAFEQFYTLMLIADVPEEYREQSIRVGDPVSVVD, from the coding sequence ATGGCCCGACTCGAAGGCATCCGGCTCTACCCGGTGAAAGGGCTGGCCGGAGCCGACGTGGACGCCGCGACAGTGCTCGACAGCGGCGTCCTCGCGGGCGACCGGGAGTTCGCGCTGTTCGACGCGATGGCCGTGGCCGAGGCCGACCCGGGCGAGATCGAGAACGGCAGCCCGCACGCGAACGGCGTGTTCAACGCCAAACACAGCGAGCGCTTCCACGAACTCGACAGCGAGTACGACCCGGAGACGGCGACGCTCAGGGTCGAGACCGCCGACGGCGAACGGGACTCTTTCGACCTCGACGCCGACCGGGAGACCGCCGCGGCGTGGTTCTCGGCGTTCTTCGACCGGGACCTCGTCCTCCTGCGTGACACCGATCGGAGCTTCGTCGACCGGCGCGGGGCCGGCCCCTCGGTCGTCAGCACGGCCACGCTCGAAGCCGTCGCCTCCTGGTTCGAGGGGATGAGTGTCGAGAACGCCCGCCGGCGACTCCGCGCCAACGTCGAAATATCCGGGGTGCCGGCGTTCTGGGAGGACCAGTTCGTCGGTGACGACGCCCCGGCGTTCGAGGCCGGCGACGTTCGCTTCGAGGGTGTCACACCCTGTGTTCGGTGTGTCGTGCCCGAGCGCGACCCCGAGACCGGCGAGCCGACGCCCGAGTTCCGGAAGCGCTTCGTCGAAAAGCGGGAGGCGACGTTCCCCGAGTTCGCCGACCGTGACGCCTTCGAGCAGTTCTACACGCTGATGCTGATCGCCGACGTCCCCGAGGAGTACCGCGAGCAGTCGATCCGTGTCGGCGATCCCGTGTCCGTCGTGGATTAG
- the azf gene encoding NAD-dependent glucose-6-phosphate dehydrogenase Azf: protein MDDPVLLTGAGGRVGQAILSRLADEYDWRLLDREPIPAERRHGVPESASIVADVTDEAAIAEAVAGCGAVIHLAGDPRPNAPWDSVLANNIDGTQTVFSAAVDAGVEKVAFASSNHAVGAYETDERTPEMYRDDDDYRLDGTELPRPSNLYGVSKASGETLGRYYHDHADLDVVCVRIGNLTEGHPPREYERGQAMWLSHRDCAHLFDRCLQADYGYEIVYGISDNDRKYYSIDRAKAVLDYAPQDNSAEFTFEGEPKGE, encoded by the coding sequence ATGGACGACCCGGTCCTGCTGACGGGTGCTGGCGGCCGCGTGGGGCAGGCGATCCTCTCGCGACTCGCCGACGAGTACGACTGGCGACTGCTCGACCGGGAGCCGATCCCCGCGGAGCGCCGACACGGCGTGCCGGAGTCGGCCTCCATCGTCGCCGACGTGACCGACGAGGCCGCCATCGCCGAGGCCGTCGCGGGCTGTGGCGCGGTGATCCACCTCGCCGGCGATCCTCGGCCGAACGCGCCGTGGGACTCGGTGCTCGCGAACAACATCGACGGCACCCAGACCGTCTTTTCGGCGGCCGTCGACGCCGGCGTCGAGAAGGTCGCCTTCGCCTCCTCGAACCACGCCGTCGGCGCCTACGAGACCGACGAACGCACCCCCGAGATGTACCGGGACGACGACGACTACCGCCTCGACGGCACCGAACTCCCGCGGCCGTCGAACCTCTACGGCGTCTCCAAGGCAAGCGGGGAGACGCTCGGGCGCTACTACCACGACCACGCCGACCTCGACGTGGTCTGTGTCCGGATCGGGAACCTCACCGAGGGTCACCCGCCGCGGGAGTACGAGCGCGGACAGGCGATGTGGCTCTCCCACCGGGACTGTGCGCACCTGTTCGACCGCTGTCTGCAGGCCGACTACGGCTACGAGATCGTCTACGGCATCTCCGACAACGACCGGAAGTACTACTCGATCGACCGGGCCAAGGCGGTCCTCGACTACGCCCCACAGGACAACTCCGCGGAGTTCACTTTCGAGGGCGAGCCGAAGGGGGAGTGA
- a CDS encoding dihydroneopterin aldolase family protein, with protein sequence MTDAPTDAQQACFEAGIKFGSLYHQFAGTPVSPDSTRSLETAIAESIENQPYCESVTVDVLDDRVADAIDHENGYTELTGALMEVEMRIEYEGVVARTRMEMEDGYPLMKLQSVEQ encoded by the coding sequence ATGACTGACGCGCCCACCGACGCCCAGCAAGCCTGCTTCGAGGCCGGCATCAAGTTCGGCTCGCTCTACCACCAGTTCGCGGGCACGCCCGTCTCCCCCGACAGCACGCGGAGCCTCGAAACCGCCATCGCCGAGTCGATCGAGAACCAACCCTACTGTGAGTCCGTGACCGTCGACGTCCTCGACGACCGCGTCGCCGACGCCATCGACCACGAGAACGGCTACACCGAACTCACCGGCGCGCTGATGGAAGTCGAGATGCGCATCGAGTACGAGGGCGTCGTCGCCCGCACCCGGATGGAGATGGAGGACGGCTACCCGCTGATGAAACTTCAGTCAGTCGAACAGTAA
- a CDS encoding DUF5790 family protein, translated as MSQSTFDEDDLFGEAAAEMRSEVESHLADARAALPGADAVWEVEADNALGALNSLKSALDTGDAADHLRAAKKQYVMGERADAFEDADDLEAEIEEMEELLEDIEDAHEDVSDLAGTLPALRSALQDAEGEEDDADEDE; from the coding sequence ATGAGCCAGTCCACGTTCGACGAGGACGACCTGTTCGGCGAGGCCGCCGCGGAGATGCGCAGCGAGGTCGAGAGCCACCTCGCGGACGCCCGAGCGGCGCTGCCGGGCGCCGACGCGGTCTGGGAGGTCGAGGCCGACAACGCGCTGGGGGCGTTGAACTCCCTCAAGTCCGCCCTCGACACCGGCGACGCCGCCGACCACCTCCGTGCCGCGAAGAAACAGTACGTCATGGGCGAGCGCGCCGACGCGTTCGAGGACGCCGACGACCTCGAAGCGGAGATCGAGGAGATGGAGGAGCTACTGGAGGACATCGAGGACGCCCACGAGGACGTGAGCGACCTCGCCGGTACGCTCCCGGCACTCCGCTCTGCCCTACAGGACGCGGAGGGTGAGGAGGACGACGCGGACGAGGACGAGTAG
- a CDS encoding creatininase family protein: MQLADATWTDVRDADADLAVLPVGSTEGHGPHAPLGTDSLAAEAIAEAGAEAYESETDESVLVGPTVPVGVSEEHRAFDGTLWVSPDTFRAYVRETVESLAAGDGPDGVVLVNGHGGNVDALREVAARLTRDGTALVAPFTWFNAVGEHSSDMGHAGPLETALLRHEHPALVREERVDDARENGSDRWGDWVAGVNLAYDSDSFSENGVVGDPGEGDAERGAELERLATEALADLLAALDERTD; this comes from the coding sequence ATGCAGCTCGCCGACGCCACGTGGACCGACGTTCGTGACGCCGACGCCGACCTCGCGGTGCTCCCGGTCGGCTCCACAGAGGGCCACGGCCCGCACGCGCCGCTTGGCACCGACAGCCTCGCCGCCGAAGCCATCGCCGAAGCCGGCGCCGAGGCCTACGAGAGCGAAACCGACGAGTCCGTGCTCGTAGGGCCGACGGTCCCGGTCGGGGTCAGCGAGGAACACCGCGCGTTCGACGGGACGCTCTGGGTGTCGCCGGACACGTTCCGCGCGTACGTCCGCGAGACCGTCGAGAGCCTCGCGGCCGGCGACGGCCCGGACGGCGTCGTGTTGGTCAACGGCCACGGCGGGAACGTCGACGCGCTGCGGGAGGTCGCGGCCCGGCTCACTAGGGACGGAACGGCACTCGTCGCGCCGTTCACGTGGTTCAACGCAGTGGGCGAGCACAGCAGCGACATGGGCCACGCCGGCCCGTTGGAGACGGCGCTCCTGCGCCACGAACACCCAGCCCTAGTCAGGGAGGAGCGGGTTGACGACGCCCGGGAGAACGGGAGCGACCGCTGGGGAGACTGGGTGGCGGGCGTCAATCTGGCCTACGACAGCGACAGCTTCAGCGAGAACGGCGTCGTCGGCGACCCCGGGGAGGGCGACGCCGAGCGGGGGGCAGAGCTGGAACGACTGGCGACCGAGGCGCTCGCGGACCTGTTGGCGGCACTCGACGAGCGGACCGACTGA
- a CDS encoding YqaA family protein, translating to MLPVPGLGSLAPLVLQHTTGAGPLGPLIESATGWLGLVAIFVYSFLIAFALPGVSEVVLAAPLDLGLSENGRLAAIILVSGLGKAAGSVFAFHIGQEAKESGPVTRALRRSRFNIIEWSEKKVVVLAKKYGYGGLALALCVPTFPDTLSIYAFSVLEEDYYRFALATFIGSVGRLLVTLGLIEVLTFF from the coding sequence GTGTTACCGGTCCCCGGTCTCGGCTCGCTCGCCCCGCTGGTGCTCCAGCACACGACCGGTGCGGGGCCGCTTGGACCGCTGATCGAGAGCGCGACCGGGTGGCTCGGCCTCGTGGCCATCTTCGTCTACTCGTTCCTGATCGCGTTCGCGCTCCCGGGTGTCAGCGAGGTCGTGCTGGCGGCGCCGCTGGACCTGGGGCTCAGCGAAAACGGGCGACTGGCGGCGATCATCCTGGTCTCCGGGCTCGGCAAGGCCGCCGGCTCGGTGTTCGCGTTCCACATCGGCCAGGAGGCCAAGGAGTCCGGGCCAGTCACTCGGGCGCTCCGTCGCTCCCGCTTCAACATCATCGAGTGGTCCGAGAAGAAGGTCGTCGTGCTCGCTAAGAAGTACGGCTACGGCGGGCTGGCGCTGGCGCTCTGTGTGCCGACGTTCCCCGACACGCTCTCCATCTACGCGTTCTCGGTGCTGGAGGAGGACTACTACCGGTTCGCGCTGGCGACGTTCATCGGGAGCGTCGGTCGGCTGCTCGTGACGCTCGGGCTGATCGAGGTCCTGACGTTCTTCTAA
- a CDS encoding DUF502 domain-containing protein, with amino-acid sequence MSRWKRDFASGLIVVLPVLVLLLVLRWLIGHLLGLPLSVPPDRIPPQFVPEPITAEAVAMALELGLTLGLFLSVTLAAGYLMRTQLGRIAEGLFDDVVNRLPGVRVLYNASKLAVETAVSGASDLQQPVKLEPWNGMRMTAFKTGQTTADGRDVLFLPTAPNITTGYVVEVKPDEYEETDESVEEALTRVLSAGFGESGEPEVPMAGADRDGESASSE; translated from the coding sequence ATGAGCCGGTGGAAGCGTGACTTCGCGAGCGGGCTGATCGTCGTCCTCCCAGTCCTCGTGCTCCTGTTGGTGCTGCGGTGGCTGATCGGCCACCTGCTTGGCCTCCCGCTGAGCGTGCCGCCCGACCGTATCCCGCCGCAGTTCGTCCCCGAACCGATCACCGCCGAGGCGGTGGCGATGGCGCTCGAGTTGGGGCTGACGCTGGGGCTGTTCCTCTCGGTCACCCTCGCGGCCGGCTACCTGATGCGCACCCAACTCGGGCGGATCGCCGAGGGGCTGTTCGACGACGTGGTGAACCGCCTCCCGGGGGTCAGGGTGCTGTACAACGCCTCGAAGCTGGCCGTCGAGACGGCCGTCTCGGGTGCCAGCGACCTCCAACAGCCCGTGAAGCTGGAGCCGTGGAACGGGATGCGGATGACCGCGTTCAAGACCGGCCAGACGACCGCCGACGGGCGCGACGTGCTGTTCCTGCCCACCGCCCCGAACATCACGACGGGCTACGTCGTCGAAGTGAAACCCGACGAGTACGAGGAGACCGACGAGTCCGTCGAGGAGGCGCTGACCCGCGTGCTCTCGGCTGGATTCGGTGAATCAGGGGAGCCCGAGGTCCCGATGGCCGGGGCGGATCGGGACGGCGAGTCGGCCAGCAGCGAGTGA
- a CDS encoding proline dehydrogenase family protein: MIPPIASNFVAGESPATALDHVAQQNADDVNVILNLLGEHYHDENAAASDTQAYRALVRDIADSEVDACISIKPSQIGIDIGADTFESNFRSIVEAAQEAGVFVWCDMEDVDTTDTTLDAFETLAEEFDGGIGQCVQSNLRRTADDLERLADVPGKIRLVKGAYDESPEVSYKEKSKVNERYREDLETLFAEYEGDIAVGSHDPEMIDYARDLREEYGREFEIQMLMGVREDAQRDLAAEGEEVWQYAPYGDKWLSYFYRRVRERKENALFALRAIVGV, translated from the coding sequence GTGATCCCCCCCATCGCCAGCAACTTCGTCGCGGGCGAGAGCCCGGCGACCGCACTCGACCACGTCGCCCAGCAGAACGCCGACGACGTGAACGTGATCCTGAACCTCTTGGGAGAGCACTACCACGACGAGAACGCCGCGGCGTCGGACACGCAGGCCTACCGCGCGCTCGTCCGGGATATCGCCGACAGCGAGGTCGACGCCTGTATCTCGATCAAGCCCTCCCAGATCGGGATCGACATCGGCGCCGACACCTTCGAGTCGAACTTCCGCTCGATCGTCGAGGCCGCACAGGAGGCCGGCGTCTTCGTCTGGTGTGACATGGAGGACGTCGACACCACCGACACCACCCTCGACGCCTTCGAGACGCTCGCCGAGGAGTTCGACGGCGGTATCGGTCAGTGTGTACAGTCGAACCTCCGCCGCACGGCCGACGACCTCGAACGGCTCGCCGACGTGCCCGGGAAGATCCGACTGGTGAAAGGCGCCTACGACGAGTCCCCCGAGGTGTCCTACAAGGAGAAGTCGAAGGTCAACGAGCGTTACCGAGAGGACCTCGAGACGCTGTTCGCGGAGTACGAGGGCGACATCGCCGTCGGGAGCCACGACCCCGAGATGATCGACTACGCCCGTGACCTCCGTGAGGAGTACGGCCGGGAGTTCGAGATCCAGATGCTGATGGGGGTCCGCGAGGACGCGCAACGGGACCTCGCCGCCGAGGGCGAGGAGGTCTGGCAGTACGCCCCCTACGGGGACAAGTGGCTCTCGTACTTCTACCGCCGCGTGCGCGAGCGCAAGGAGAACGCCCTGTTCGCGCTGCGGGCGATCGTCGGCGTCTGA
- a CDS encoding KEOPS complex subunit Pcc1, which yields MTAPHTATLSVSYPSADRADRVFESLEPEVGGVDDDRATASLSRHGRTVEVTVEATDLVALRAGTSSWSRLLSTAEAATAAGAQRF from the coding sequence GTGACGGCGCCCCACACCGCGACGCTCTCCGTTTCGTACCCTTCTGCGGACCGCGCCGACCGCGTCTTCGAGAGTCTCGAACCCGAGGTCGGCGGCGTCGACGACGACCGAGCGACGGCGTCGCTCAGCCGTCACGGGCGAACCGTCGAGGTCACGGTCGAAGCGACCGATCTGGTCGCGCTCCGGGCCGGGACGAGCAGTTGGAGCCGTCTGCTCTCGACGGCCGAAGCGGCTACGGCGGCCGGAGCCCAACGGTTTTAG
- a CDS encoding DNA-directed RNA polymerase subunit P, with the protein MSYKCSRCKRDVELDEYGGVRCPYCGHRVLLKERGGDVKEVDVK; encoded by the coding sequence ATGAGCTACAAGTGCTCCCGCTGTAAGCGCGACGTCGAACTCGACGAGTACGGCGGCGTGCGCTGTCCCTACTGTGGCCACCGCGTCCTCCTGAAGGAACGCGGCGGCGACGTGAAGGAAGTCGACGTGAAGTGA
- a CDS encoding 50S ribosomal protein L37ae, whose protein sequence is MAEQKSRSVGSAGRFGARYGRVSRRRVSEIESAMENASVDGDSVKRIGTGIWKNEETGETFTGGAYRPETPGGRSAQRSIRAALSEDSE, encoded by the coding sequence ATGGCTGAACAGAAGTCACGGTCCGTCGGCAGCGCCGGCCGATTCGGCGCACGCTACGGGCGTGTCTCGCGGCGACGCGTCTCGGAGATCGAGAGCGCGATGGAGAACGCCAGCGTCGACGGCGACTCCGTCAAGCGCATCGGTACCGGCATCTGGAAGAACGAGGAGACCGGCGAAACCTTCACCGGCGGCGCCTACCGGCCGGAGACGCCCGGCGGCCGCTCGGCCCAGCGATCCATCCGCGCAGCACTCTCCGAAGACAGCGAGTAG